A single region of the Microbispora sp. ZYX-F-249 genome encodes:
- a CDS encoding Gfo/Idh/MocA family protein produces the protein MGLVGAGPWAEMVHAPALAAGPHTTLSGVWARRPEAARALADAHGAPSFERLEDLFAASEAVAFCVPPAVQAELGVLAARAGRALLLEKPLAADLDGARRLAGAIEEAGVASQMIFTFRYSAATVEFLDRARLIEPFGGHAANISGSLRGGPFATPWRLERGAVLDVGPHTIDLLDAALGRVVAVRAHGDPLGWVGLLLEHEGGAVSEASLCMAAEGETPPSRIDVYGRRGSASLLGSDLGDVFPEVVGQFARTVRDGGGHPLDARHGLRLQEVIDDVERQLRAG, from the coding sequence GTGGGACTCGTCGGTGCGGGACCGTGGGCGGAGATGGTCCACGCGCCCGCCCTCGCGGCCGGGCCGCACACGACGCTGTCCGGGGTCTGGGCGCGCAGGCCCGAGGCGGCGCGCGCGCTCGCGGACGCCCACGGCGCGCCCTCCTTCGAGCGGCTGGAGGACCTGTTCGCGGCGTCCGAGGCGGTCGCCTTCTGCGTGCCGCCCGCCGTGCAGGCCGAGCTGGGTGTGCTCGCGGCCCGGGCGGGCAGGGCGCTGCTGCTGGAGAAGCCGCTCGCGGCCGACCTCGACGGCGCCCGGCGCCTGGCCGGGGCGATCGAGGAGGCGGGGGTGGCCTCCCAGATGATCTTCACGTTCCGCTACTCGGCGGCCACCGTCGAGTTCCTGGACCGCGCCCGGCTCATCGAGCCCTTCGGCGGGCACGCCGCCAACATCTCCGGCAGCCTGCGCGGCGGCCCCTTCGCCACCCCCTGGCGGCTGGAGCGCGGGGCGGTGCTCGACGTGGGCCCGCACACGATCGACCTGCTCGACGCCGCGCTCGGCCGGGTGGTCGCGGTGAGGGCGCACGGCGATCCGCTCGGCTGGGTCGGCCTGCTGCTGGAGCACGAGGGCGGCGCGGTCAGCGAGGCGTCGCTGTGCATGGCCGCCGAGGGCGAGACCCCGCCCAGCCGGATCGACGTGTACGGCCGGCGCGGCAGCGCCTCGCTGCTCGGCTCCGACCTCGGCGACGTCTTCCCGGAGGTGGTCGGGCAGTTCGCGCGGACGGTGCGCGACGGCGGCGGGCATCCGCTCGACGCCCGCCACGGCCTGCGCCTGCAGGAGGTCATCGACGACGTGGAGCGGCAGCTGCGGGCCGGCTGA
- a CDS encoding acyltransferase: MSLTMLPPAPERAPAAPAPRDRFIDVLRVFGMVLVVVQHWTMPVLSYAQGRLTTGNALAAVPYVTWISQVMPLVFFAGGAANAISFRSAARRGGTAREWTARRVRRLAWPVVPLAVVWLPLPHLLIALGVPAQPVEVAARTVGQLLWFLAVYLLAVVATPHLLRVRAGVALPVLAGGAVLADVVRFSGLEAAGYLNVAFVWLAVHQVGFRYAEGGLEWLTGRRAAGLAVAGFAMVAALVVTGPYPASMIGMPGMISNMAPPSVCLLALFAGQLGLAMLLRPALNALAARPRAEAVLTALAPRMMTVYLWHMTALVTVAGVATLGFGLATPHAGSAAWWSAVPLWLAALALVLVALTALLGRFEEPVGAAAHRHVPVAAPLVGGALLTLTITGFAPGPAPLIASAALAAGLALVSRPAAAAPRRR, translated from the coding sequence ATGTCCCTGACCATGCTTCCCCCCGCTCCGGAAAGGGCCCCGGCCGCACCCGCGCCACGGGACCGCTTCATCGACGTCCTGCGCGTCTTCGGGATGGTCCTCGTGGTCGTCCAGCACTGGACGATGCCGGTCCTGTCGTACGCCCAGGGGCGGCTGACCACGGGAAACGCCCTGGCGGCGGTTCCGTATGTCACCTGGATCTCGCAGGTCATGCCGCTGGTCTTCTTCGCCGGGGGCGCGGCCAACGCGATCAGCTTCAGGTCCGCGGCCCGCCGGGGCGGGACGGCCCGGGAGTGGACGGCGCGGCGCGTGCGCCGCCTGGCCTGGCCGGTGGTGCCCCTCGCGGTCGTGTGGCTGCCGCTCCCCCACCTCCTGATCGCGCTCGGGGTGCCCGCGCAGCCGGTGGAGGTGGCCGCGCGAACGGTCGGCCAGCTGCTCTGGTTCCTGGCGGTCTACCTGCTGGCCGTGGTGGCCACGCCGCATCTGCTGCGGGTGCGGGCCGGGGTGGCCCTGCCGGTCCTGGCGGGCGGTGCGGTGCTTGCGGACGTGGTCCGGTTCTCCGGTCTGGAGGCCGCCGGGTATCTCAACGTCGCGTTCGTCTGGCTGGCGGTCCACCAGGTCGGGTTCCGGTACGCCGAGGGCGGCCTGGAGTGGCTGACGGGACGGCGGGCCGCCGGGCTCGCGGTGGCCGGGTTCGCGATGGTGGCGGCACTCGTGGTGACCGGGCCCTACCCCGCCAGCATGATCGGGATGCCCGGGATGATCTCGAACATGGCCCCGCCCAGCGTCTGCCTGCTGGCGCTGTTCGCCGGCCAGCTCGGCCTGGCGATGCTGCTGCGGCCCGCGCTGAACGCGCTGGCCGCCCGGCCGAGGGCCGAGGCGGTGCTCACCGCGCTCGCGCCGCGCATGATGACCGTCTATTTGTGGCACATGACCGCGCTGGTCACCGTCGCCGGTGTGGCGACCCTCGGGTTCGGGCTGGCGACCCCGCACGCCGGCTCGGCGGCCTGGTGGAGCGCCGTACCCCTGTGGCTGGCCGCCCTGGCGCTGGTCCTGGTCGCGCTGACCGCGCTGCTCGGCCGTTTCGAGGAGCCCGTGGGGGCCGCCGCCCACCGGCACGTGCCCGTGGCCGCCCCGCTCGTCGGCGGCGCGCTGCTCACCCTCACGATCACCGGCTTCGCGCCCGGCCCGGCGCCGTTGATCGCCTCCGCCGCCCTGGCCGCGGGGCTGGCCCTGGTCAGCCGGCCCGCAGCTGCCGCTCCACGTCGTCGATGA
- a CDS encoding ABC transporter substrate-binding protein — protein MRPVRTAVAGVVLGVLGLAGCGQTDGAATSAPPTPAVSDTAASNGTGQGAFPVTVQAGNGAVTIAKRPEHIVSLSPTATEILFAIGAGAQVSAVDDQSNYPPEAPKTSLSGFKPNVEAIVAAKPDLVVLANDLEGVVAGLGKVGVPVLLEPAATKLDETYDQIRDLGAATGNTAKAEEVADGVKQKIDALAAAAPKGKSLTYYHELDSTPYAATSSTFIGQVYNLFGLKNIADEAPDAAGGYPKLSAEFIAKADPDLIFLGDTKCCGQNAATLAKRPGWSGLSAVKKGRVVELDDDIASRWGPRVADLAQAVGDAVQKAAN, from the coding sequence GTGAGGCCCGTACGCACGGCCGTCGCGGGTGTGGTGCTGGGCGTGCTCGGACTGGCCGGCTGCGGCCAGACCGACGGCGCCGCCACGTCCGCGCCCCCCACCCCCGCAGTCTCGGACACCGCCGCCTCGAACGGCACGGGACAGGGCGCCTTCCCCGTCACCGTGCAGGCCGGAAACGGCGCGGTGACCATCGCCAAGCGCCCCGAGCACATCGTGTCGCTGTCGCCCACGGCCACCGAGATCCTGTTCGCGATCGGCGCGGGCGCGCAGGTGTCGGCGGTGGACGACCAGTCGAACTACCCGCCGGAGGCGCCGAAGACCTCGTTGTCGGGGTTCAAGCCCAACGTCGAGGCGATCGTGGCCGCCAAGCCCGACCTCGTCGTGCTCGCCAACGACCTCGAAGGCGTCGTGGCCGGTCTGGGGAAGGTCGGCGTGCCGGTGCTGCTCGAACCCGCCGCGACCAAGCTGGACGAGACCTACGACCAGATCAGGGACCTCGGCGCGGCCACCGGCAACACGGCCAAGGCCGAGGAGGTGGCCGACGGCGTCAAGCAGAAGATCGACGCCCTCGCGGCGGCGGCGCCGAAGGGCAAGAGCCTGACCTATTACCACGAGTTGGACAGCACGCCCTACGCGGCGACGTCCAGCACCTTCATCGGGCAGGTCTACAACCTGTTCGGGCTGAAGAACATCGCCGACGAGGCGCCCGACGCGGCGGGCGGATACCCCAAGCTGTCGGCGGAGTTCATCGCCAAGGCCGACCCCGACCTGATCTTCCTGGGCGACACCAAGTGCTGCGGCCAGAACGCCGCCACGCTGGCCAAGCGGCCCGGCTGGTCCGGTCTGTCCGCGGTGAAGAAGGGCCGCGTGGTCGAGCTGGACGACGACATCGCCTCCCGCTGGGGGCCGCGGGTCGCCGATCTCGCCCAGGCCGTCGGCGACGCCGTCCAGAAGGCGGCGAACTGA